CCTGCCGGAAGTGGTCCTGCCTGTTCACCTGGCTGTATCTCTAGGTGCGCTCGCTTGGGCTGCCTCACGCCCAAGCGGCTGGGTCGCAATCGTCGTTAGCGTTCCGTTAGGGTTCTTCATTTGGACCCTGTTCGAGTACGCCTTCCACCGATGGCTGCTGCACCACAAACGGTACCCCGTGCTTCGCAAGATCTTCTGGAACGGGCTCCACCGGGAACATCACATGTACCGGCAGATGCTGGATCCCGAGCACCGGACGATTCACCTGGCCATTTCACTGCCCATTGTCCTGATGCTGGTCGGCGTGGTAGGCCTGGCGACCACCTCAGGGTGGGGATTAGCGATCCTGGGAGGATGGCTCCTGAGCTACTGCATCTACGAGACGTCCCACTGGTTGTATCACATTTGCGATCCAGAAAAAGGCCTTGGAAAGTTCCTATGGATTCACGGGGTGGGGCACGCGCATACCGTTCACCATTTCCACCACGCGGGCAAGAATTACGGCTTCATTACCGTCTTTTGGGACAGGGTGTTCGGCACATACCTGCCCATCAAGCAGACCCGGGCCACGGAAGGCTACGGGGTGCGGGAAGGTCACCCGGCGGCAGCAAACCACGATGAGAAATCTCGGTACATGACGGAAAGGGTAATATCACCATGATGGCTTCCCTGGCAGGTTTCCTCATGGGTTTTATCGGTTCCATGCCGGTCGCAGGCCCTACTTCCCTTTTGGTATTCCATCGCGGGATGCTTGCCCGCTACCGGGACGGATGGGCGATCGGCCTCGGGGGCAGCCTCGTCGAGGGCATCTACTGTGCCATAGCGGTCTATGCTTTTAACATCCTGCGTGATCATTTCACAATAGTCACACCGCTGATAAGAGCAGTAAGTATCCTCCTGCTCCTTGCGCTAGGACTTTATTTCATTTTCGCTTCCCACAAGAAGTCCCAAAGGCCCGCGATCGCAGAGTCATCAGCGACCAATTGCGGGCGCCAGTTTTGGATTGGCCTCAGCATTGCGGCCCTCAATCCAACCCCGATCTTCACCTGGTCGGCTTCCGTGGCCACTGTTTTCCCGATTATCAACCTCACCCTGCAAGGACATGAAGGGATGGTTTTTGCCGCCAGCGCGGTAATTGGCATCGTTGCCTGGTTCAGCATCCTGCTTGCCATGCTGCGCCGTTTCAGTAGCCACTTCCCGCTTTCGCTGCTCCCTAAAGCAATTACAGCCATCGGCGTGATC
The DNA window shown above is from Candidatus Obscuribacterales bacterium and carries:
- a CDS encoding sterol desaturase family protein — translated: MGKYVNEQGVCVYSGFWWKLALPEVVLPVHLAVSLGALAWAASRPSGWVAIVVSVPLGFFIWTLFEYAFHRWLLHHKRYPVLRKIFWNGLHREHHMYRQMLDPEHRTIHLAISLPIVLMLVGVVGLATTSGWGLAILGGWLLSYCIYETSHWLYHICDPEKGLGKFLWIHGVGHAHTVHHFHHAGKNYGFITVFWDRVFGTYLPIKQTRATEGYGVREGHPAAANHDEKSRYMTERVISP
- a CDS encoding LysE family transporter — translated: MMASLAGFLMGFIGSMPVAGPTSLLVFHRGMLARYRDGWAIGLGGSLVEGIYCAIAVYAFNILRDHFTIVTPLIRAVSILLLLALGLYFIFASHKKSQRPAIAESSATNCGRQFWIGLSIAALNPTPIFTWSASVATVFPIINLTLQGHEGMVFAASAVIGIVAWFSILLAMLRRFSSHFPLSLLPKAITAIGVILVVVSISLVGSTVYGSVQFSP